The Triticum urartu cultivar G1812 unplaced genomic scaffold, Tu2.1 TuUngrouped_contig_3984, whole genome shotgun sequence genome includes a region encoding these proteins:
- the LOC125527465 gene encoding glutathionyl-hydroquinone reductase PcpF-like, with translation MSPIAAHRASPAMWSPQPPPPRLQLRRPAGTPLHSSRRLSRIAASQEDPLTALTRVLWGRALPPSQLVLAVRHGWTSAWRLLMRQLAPSDPATGAFTRTPSRFPAVAQPAPGPGARLHLYVGLPCPWAHRALLVRALLGLGPRLPVSVAVPGDDGAWSFTPESPDALYGSHRLRDVYAARRGGFEGRASVPMLWDADRREVVCNESIEIAKFLCTLVDDGAGGLDLWPPEHREEIDRWYGVIYPSVNNGVYRCGFAQSQAAYDAAAGELFDALDMLEDHLSGSRYLCAGAGVTLADVCLFTTLIRFDLVYNPLFRCSRRKLVEYPSLHAYMREIYQLPGAAETCDMAAIADGYFGTLFPLNPGGILPVVPASCSREALMKPHGREAMPSVAAAAADGRQLGAAASVVG, from the coding sequence ATGTCGCCTATCGCGGCGCACCGAGCCTCTCCGGCCATGTGGTCCCCGcagcctccgccgccccgcctccaGCTCCGGCGACCGGCGGGGACGCCCCTTCACTCCTCGCGCCGCCTCAGCCGCATCGCCGCATCGCAGGAGGACCCGCTGACCGCGCTGACCCGCGTGCTGTGGGGCCGCGCGCTGCCGCCGTCGCAGCTCGTGCTCGCCGTGCGCCACGGCTGGACCTCGGCGTGGCGGCTCCTCATGCGCCAGCTCGCGCCCTCCGACCCGGCCACGGGCGCCTTCACCCGCACCCCGTCCCGCTTCCCGGCCGTCGCGCAGCCCGCGCCCGGCCCCGGCGCGCGCCTCCACCTCTACGTCGGCCTTCCCTGCCCCTGGGCCCACCGCGCGCTCCTCGTCCGGGCCCTCCTCGGCCTGGGGCCCCGCCTCCCCGTCTCCGTGGCCGTCCCGGGCGACGACGGCGCGTGGTCCTTCACGCCGGAGAGCCCCGACGCGCTCTACGGCTCCCACAGGCTCCGGGACGTGTACGCCGCCCGGCGCGGCGGGTTCGAGGGCCGGGCGTCCGTGCCCATGCTCTGGGACGCCGACCGCCGCGAGGTGGTCTGCAACGAGAGCATCGAGATCGCCAAGTTCCTCTGCACGCTCGTGGACGACGGCGCCGGAGGCCTCGACCTCTGGCCGCCGGAGCACCGCGAGGAGATCGACCGCTGGTACGGCGTCATCTACCCGAGCGTCAACAACGGCGTGTACCGGTGCGGGTTCGCGCAGAGCCAGGCGGCCTACGACGCGGCGGCGGGCGAGCTGTTCGACGCGCTGGACATGCTCGAGGACCACCTCTCCGGGTCCCGGTACCTGTGCGCCGGCGCCGGCGTGACGCTGGCCGACGTGTGCCTCTTCACCACGCTCATAAGGTTCGACCTGGTGTACAACCCACTGTTCCGGTGCAGCCGGAGGAAGCTGGTTGAGTACCCCAGCCTCCACGCCTACATGCGGGAGATCTACCAGTTGCCCGGCGCCGCCGAGACCTGCGACATGGCCGCCATCGCCGACGGGTACTTTGGGACGCTCTTCCCGCTCAACCCCGGCGGGATCCTGCCCGTCGTGCCGGCGAGCTGCAGCCGGGAGGCCCTCATGAAGCCTCATGGCAGAGAGGCAATGCCttctgttgctgctgctgctgctgatggTAGGCAGCTAGGAGCGGCTGCTAGTGTTGTTGGCTAG
- the LOC125527467 gene encoding nicotinamide/nicotinic acid mononucleotide adenylyltransferase-like, with product MEEAEAPLPFPTEKLSMDPNRDGGSRGGVVLVATGSFNPPTYMHLRMFELAKDELQQRGYCVLGGYMSPVNDAYKKKDLLPAAHRVRLCELACGSSSFVMVDPWETMQKGYQRTLTVLSRVANSLCKDSLADQGDVRVMLLCGSDLLESFSTPGVWIPDQVRAICKDFGVVCIRREGKDVQKLISSSETLQECRDNIISVDEIVPNQISSSRVRECIRKHLSIKYLTCDEVIEYIREHKLYMETEEGDTKS from the exons ATGGAGGAGGCGGAAGCTCCTCTCCCCTTCCCCACGGAGAAGCTCTCCATGGATCCAAATCG GGATGGGGGAAGCCGAGGCGGCGTTGtgctggtggccaccggcagcttcAATCCCCCCACCTACATGCACCTGCGCATGTTCG AGTTGGCGAAGGATGAGTTGCAGCAGCGAGGGTACTGTGTTTTGGGTGGGTACATGTCCCCGGTGAACGATGCATATAAGAAGAAG GACCTCTTGCCCGCTGCTCACCGGGTTCGCCTCTGCGAATTGGCGTGTGGAAGCTCATCTTTTGTGATGGTTGATCCGTGGGAG ACAATGCAGAAAGGTTATCAGCGCACCTTGACCGTTCTCTCGAGGGTTGCGAACTCTCTGTGCAAGGACAGCTTAGCTGATCAAG GTGATGTCAGGGTAATGCTGTTATGTGGTTCTGACCTTCTGGAGTCATTCAGCACGCCAGGGGTTTGGATTCCAGATCAG GTCAGGGCCATATGTAAAGACTTTGGTGTTGTTTGTATACGTAGGGAAGGAAAAGATGTTCAAAAGCTAATATCCAGCAGCGAGACACTGCAAGAATGCAGG GATAACATCATTTCGGTTGATGAGATTGTGCCAAATCAGATCAGTTCATCTAGAGTAAG AGAATGTATAAGAAAACATCTCTCAATAAAGTATCTTACTTGCGATGAAGTAATCGAGTACATTAGAGAGCACAAACTTTACATGGAAACAGAAGAGGGTGATACCAAATCATGA
- the LOC125527468 gene encoding 60S ribosomal protein L37-2 has translation MTKGTGSFGKRRNKTHTLCIRCGRRSFHLQKSTCSSCGYPAARIRKYNWSVKAIRRKTTGTGRMRYMRHVPRRFKSNFREGTEAAPRSKGASSSGN, from the exons ATG ACGAAGGGAACGGGCAGCTTCGGCAAGCGCCGGAACAAGACCCACACGCTGTGCATCCGCTGCGGCCGCCGCAGCTTCCACCTGCAGAAGAGCACCTGCTCCTCGTGCGGCTACCCCGCCGCCCGCATCCGCAAGT ACAACTGGAGTGTGAAGGCCATCAGGAGGAAGACCACCGGCACCGGGAGGATGAGGTACATGCGCCATGTGCCCAGGAGGTTCAAGAGCAACTTCAGAGAGG GAACTGAGGCCGCACCAAGGAGCAAGGGAGCCTCTTCCAGCGGCAACTAG